In Aythya fuligula isolate bAytFul2 chromosome 19, bAytFul2.pri, whole genome shotgun sequence, one genomic interval encodes:
- the LOC116496999 gene encoding carboxyl-terminal PDZ ligand of neuronal nitric oxide synthase protein-like, producing the protein MPVKNRYNLVDDGCDSRVPLHNEEAFQHGIHFQAKYIGSLDVPRPSSRVEIVAAMRRIRYEFKAKNIKKKKVSIIVSVDGVKVILRKKQKRKEWTWDESKMVVMHDPVYRIFYVSHDSQDLKIFSYIARDGANNSFRCNVFKSKKKSQAMRVVRTVGQAFEVCHKLSLQHALQNADGQADGASDKSAEEQPPEVHQIKGSKSTDVDEVGLDSDGICVSERGPGELPAARASITPLASQHCLQLLQQQLLQQQQQTQVAVAQVQLLKDQLAAETAARIEAQARVRQLLLTNRDLLQHVSLLVRQLKALESRAQRRQPVDRSLQNLSLAQSLSLNLKNHYSLDIALPSTSTPASVLGSPVGPRSLSALGAGDSYLNLLGLERGGPRFGSKEGDEGLAAALEGQEGLSRRVEGSEVSEVALLNGSGRQKAEDADRGDEDRRQQPIPKLNPPPPILRKRSSKTSPSLEVEAKPESTAHVSLPSPSVSSLTNITASSLTLMDTEARTPAWSAASSSEPVPSRTFQRVLSKDRAGENGHTSPPAGCHDPTASEVLGKDLAVLVSPTDSILPFSPADDTCLHISFSEDELLEPELDAAVGPSRVPS; encoded by the exons atGCCGGTGAAGAACCGGTACAACCTGGTGGACGATGGCTGCGACTCCCGCGTCCCGCTGCACAACGAGGAGGCCTTCCAGCACGGCATCCACTTCCAGGCCAAG TACATCGGTAGCTTGGATGTGCCCAGGCCCAGCAGTCGCGTGGAGATTGTGGCAGCCATGAGAAGGATTCGG TATGAATTCAAAGCCAAGAACATTAAGAAGAAGAAGGTGAGCATCATCGTGTCCGTGGACGGCGTGAAGGTGATCCTGCGCAAGAAGCAGAAG CGCAAGGAGTGGACCTGGGACGAGAGCAAGATGGTGGTGATGCACGATCCCGTGTACAG AATCTTCTACGTGTCTCACGACTCGCAAGACCTGAAAATATTCAGCTACATCGCGAGGGACGGCGCCAACAACTCCTTCAGGTGCAACGTCTTCAAATCCAAGAAGAAG AGCCAGGCCATGCGCGTGGTGCGCACGGTGGGCCAGGCCTTCGAGGTGTGCCACAAGCTGAGCCTGCAGCACGCCCTGCAGAACGCCGACGGGCAGGCGGACGGGGCCAGCGACAAGTCGGCGGAGGAGCAGCCACCAGAAG TGCACCAGATAAAGGGCTCCAAGAGCACAGATGTGGACGAGGTTGGCCTCGACTCCGATGGCATCTGCGTGTCTGAGAGGGGACCAGGAGAGCTGCCGGCTGCCAGGG cCTCCATCACGCCGCTGgcctcccagcactgcctccagctcctccagcagcagctcctccagcagcagcagcagacgcAGGTGGCGGTGGCTCAG GTGCAGCTGCTGAAGGACCAGCTGGCAGCGGAGACGGCGGCGCGCATCGAGGCACAAGCCCGGGTgcggcagctgctgctgaccaACCGCGACCTGCTGCAGCACGTCTCGCTGCTGGTGCGGCAGCTGAAGGCGCTGGAGAGCCGGGCACAGCGCCGGCAGCCGG TTGACCGCTCGCTGCAGAACCTGTCCCTGGCGCAGTCGCTGTCCCTCAACCTGAAGAACCACTACAGCCTGGACATCGCCCTGCCCTCCACCTCCACGCCCGCCAGCGTCCTGGGCAGCCCCGTGGGCCCCCGCTCGCTGTCGGCTCTGGGCGCTGGGGATTCCTACCTCAACCTGCTGGGCCTGGAGAGGGGCGGCCCCCGCTTCGGCAGCAAGGAGGGGGACGAGGGCCTGGCCGCCGCgctggaggggcaggaggggctcagCAGGCGCGTGGAGGGCTCCGAGGTCAGCGAGGTGGCTCTGCTCAACGGGAGCGGCCGGCAGAAGGCAGAGGACGCGGACAGAGGGGACGAGGACAG gcggcagcagcccattcccAAGCTCAACCCGCCGCCACCCATCCTACGCAAGAGGTCCAGCAAGACCTCCCCGAGCCTGGAGGTGGAGGCCAAGCCCGAGAGCACTGCCCACGTCAGCCTTCCCAGCCCCAGCGTGTCCAGCCTCACCAACAtcactgccagctccctcacccTCATGGACACCGAGGCGAGGACTCCTGCTTGGAGCGCTGCCTCCAGCTCAGAGCCCGTCCCCTCCAGGACCTTCCAACGTGTTCTCAGCAaggacagggctggggagaaCGGGCACACGTCCCCACCAGCCGGCTGCCATGACCCCACAGCCAGTGAGGTCCTGGGCAAGGACTTGGCTGTGCTGGTGAGCCCCACGGACAGCATACTGCCCTTCTCTCCTGCGGACGACACCTGCCTACACATCAGCTTCTCGGAAGATGAGCTGCTGGAACCGGAGCTGGACGCTGCTGTGGGGCCCAGCAGAGTCCCCTCTTAG